A window of Duncaniella dubosii genomic DNA:
AACATCCAAAGACAGGTACTGGACAGGTCGAACAACTCAAAGGTGAATTGTCCGGCAAATGGAGTCGTAGAATAACGAAAGGCGACAGGTTGATTTACACCATAGAGGATGAGAAGGTGTTTGTTACCGTTATCTCATTGAAAGGACATTACAGAGACAAGTGATAATGTCTCATTACCTATTTATTAGTAGTTTTTTGAGAAGTTGATTTTGATACTTCTTTTGAAACGTAAAAAGGCTGGCTCCTCGATACCGGGAACCAGCCTTTTAGATTGTCTCAAAAACGGTCGATTTTGACTATAAGAGAAGTTATATGAAATAGTGAGTAAATATATTTCTTCGTATATAAGGAATGTAGTCAATTGTTTTAAGACAAATTAAGGACAGTGCTGTCATTGTTATGATTCCAGCACAAAAATAGCTATAGATTTCAGTAGTGAAAATTGACTTTAAAGCAAGTAAAAATAAGCAGACATAGGGTAATATAATACATGTGTATAAATCCCATATATTATATATATTAGATGGCTTTAGATAGAGAATGTTATGATTAGCGTTATATCTAAAGGTATAGATTGTTGGTGAAAAAAAATCAAGAAAACGTAGTTTTATTGAAATAGAATCACCTTCCTTAGCATCTAATTCATACACACCCTCATTAGGTGAATAAGTGGTAGCATGTTGTCCATTCTTTAAGATAATGATTTTCGATAAAGAATGGTTATAACCGCAATTAATAATGATTCTCATATTATTGATTTTAGTAGATGACAAAAATTAATTTTTGTCAGTTATATGATTGATTTTTAATTAGTTATTACTTGTAAAAGTCCCTGAAAATTAGTAACTTTAAAGAAAAGTTTGACCGCTTTTTCCATGAAAGTTACGACAACTCTCAGGGACAATGGCAAAGTTAATCAAATTGTCCCGATTATGCAAGAGCATCTTGGCTCGGTAATGAATCTTGCCCGCATAAAATTGCTTGCGTTTGTTCTTCAGGCACTTTGCGTTGTGCAGACAGTCAGTCTCCACAAGATAGCATCTGCAATGCCTACGTGTGTGGAGCGTGATTCCAACCTGCGCCGTCTGCAAAGGTTCCTTGCCGGATATGCCCTCAACCTTGACCTTATCGCCAAAGTGATATTTGCTCTTCTGCCCGTCAAGACAGGACTGGTCCTGAGCCTTGACCGCACCAACTGGAAATTCGGTGAGGTCAACATCAATATCCTTATGCTTGGTGTCACTTACAAGGGTGTTGCCTTTCCTCTGCTCTTTACCATGCTCGACAAACGCGGCAATTCCAATTGGAAAGAACGGACGTGGCTGATTGATAGATTTATACGATTGTTCGGAGCCGAGTGTATCGACTCTCTTGTTGCCGACCGCGAGTTTGTCGGCAAGGAATGGGTCGAATATCTCAACAACAGACGCATCCGATACTATCTGCGGATTAAACAGAATTTTTGGTTGCGCAATCCCAAATCCTGCCAGGATGTCAGGGCGTGGCATCTGTTTCACGGTCTTAAGCTCGGCCAGGAACGTGTCTACGACAAGCTGTTTCTCCTCAAAGGGGAATATGTCTATATTTCCGGAGCCTTGCTGAAAAACTCCGATGGCGTGCCTGAACTGCAAATTCTGATTTGTTATAACCGCCCCGAAGAGGCCGTTGCCACTTACAAACAACGATGGCAGATTGAGACATGCTTCAGAGCTATGAAATCCTCCGGCTTCAACATCGAGGACACCCACCTGCGCGACATCAACCGCATCGCTCGTCTTACGGCGATGGTCTGCATGGCTCTTGTATGGGCGTATCTCGTTGGTGAACATAAAGATATAAATATTAAACCGATAAGGATTCTGAAACATGGAAGAAAGGCAAAGTCGCTTGTCAAGTATGGTTTGGAGGAGATTGCGACCATACTTCTGCGTCCGGCTTATACTACTAAATTCGATGTTTTCAAATTTTTGTCATGTACTTAAATTATTGATTATGTATGTGGAGATTTAGGTAATTTAAGTTATGTAGGTGTACACCTACATAACTTAAATTACCTAAATTTTTATTCAACATCGAAATATAATGCAGCAGCACCGGATGCTAATACTGCACCAGGACCACTAAGGAGTCCTCCTATTGCATCAGCTGAAGCTACTGTTATAATGTAGTCGCTTTTGGAAAGAGTCTTATCATCTTTCTTTTTCTCATCAGCTCTTGTTTGTGGTGTTGATTGGTCATTGCCAGCACTACAATTGCTATATCCTTCCAACTCAACATTAGACCAAAAATTTACATTATTAGAATTTGTCCAATATTCGATTGAGCCATATAGAATACCAAGAACTTGTGCAATCGCTTGGGTATCGATGTCTGAAGGGTACTTTTGAATATAGGTATTGTAATAGTCATTGATAAGAGAATGAAGATCGTTTAGTAATGAACTGTTGTCAAATAAGTTTTCATCGGAAATATTAGCTAATTTTTCCGAGATTCTTTTAGTACATTCATTTAGCGCCTCATACGCTATGGGATTTACTTGGTTGACAATATTGTCATTATTCCCTCTGGTCTGCAATGTGAGTGGAGTCTCCAAACAGAACATCAGATCTTTCATTGGTGCTAGTTCTCGGGAAATTTTAGAGGCTTCATTTTTGCCATATTGGATGATTATAAAAGAATCAAAAGCAGATTCTATGAATTCTTTATCGCAAATGCCATGGGAATTCTGTATCTCGGACTTGATGTAATCCAATCCAAGATTATGGGCATCAGCATATTCAATCAGAATGTTTTCTGATTCTGAATAGTTTGGGGTGATTCCATCTTGCTCTTCGTTAGTGCAAGAGGATAGGAGGCTTATCAAAAGGGTAGATAATGCGACTCCAAGAAGAATGATAAATTTGGGTTTCATTCGAGAGTTTTATTTATATGATTAATGTTAGTTTAGATTTTGAAAACAGGCGCTTTCTGAAGAGGATATTTACAATGAAATAAATCCTTGTGCAATCCATGTTTCACCACTGATTTCAAGATGAAACTGTCCAGAATCGTAAGGCAGTTGGATTATTGTATTTATTGTGGAGTCATATCCAATTAAATTTTCACCCATAAAGACGAAAACCTCGCCATCATTTTCTCCGTCGTAGGATATGTCTATAGAATTACTTTCTGCATCATAGAAAGCTTCTATAGAAATATGTTTAGGAGCGCGATGGACTCCTGTATTGTGAGTCCTTAATTGGGTTATTTCCAATTTAATGGATTGAGAAGAAGTGTTGGTCTTCGATTCCTGCGCCATCGCCTGAAATGCTGCCATTATCATTACGATGACAAGAGATAGTAATTTAGTCATTTTGATATGCGTTTTTGATTGATTTTGATGTTGCAAAATTACTGCCACGGACTTTCAGATGCCAAATCAAAAGTTTCATATCTAAAGAATTTTTGGAGATGTAAATATTTGAAAATTAATAATATACAAATGGGGGGGGTGGTTTATTTTGGAATAGAGGGTGATGAACTTTCATAAGATGGACTATCTGAAAGTTTTTGGAGGAAAATACGAAGATTTGTAGACTTGGGAGCCATGCCAAATTTGTTGCGGATAGACCAACTTAGGTTGTATTGGCTCTTAAATCCTGTTATAAGTCCATATTCTTTTCCGGATAATCCACATAGCAAGGCACACATGTATCGGATCTCATGTGTTGAGAATTGATGAGTATGTATTTGTTTGCTAAGAAAAGTGTTTTTTGATGCAATAGCATCGAGAATATCCCCCCAAGGAATATCATAGATAGAGAATTCAGTGATATTCGATGTATTTGTTTGACCTATGTCCTGATTTAGATAATACTGAAGAATGTTTCTATGATGGGAAACGATTTCTTCCATACCAACGGATCTGGTCGCTATATGATATAGCAATTTAGAGAGAACGGTAAGTGCTAGTTCTCTCGGTGATAATAATGAGATGTCTTTACGAGGCATTTTTTTATTACAAAAATACCTCACAAAACATTCATTAAAAAAATAAAAGTTTCAGCTGTATGCTATGTAAGATTCTAATAACTATAAATATAGACTGTGTGAAAGTGGAAATTTTGGAATATGATAATATTTACTTTCAGAATCAAGGCTTACATTATAAATTTTTGAGAAGTTTTCGCACATATATACCAATATTGGTTTCGTGCTTGTCAATACCTAATTTCTTACGGATGGCACTACTCGTATTAACATGGCTACGCTTATTCATGTAATTACCCACTTCCTTTCCTCTCAATCCAATTGCGTAAAGACATACGTAATTAATCTCATCGGTGGTCAAGTTGTGATCTTCAAAATACTGTATGAATCGTGGATGAGAAACCTGAAAAGCCAATCTGTTAGAGTTCATGAATTCATCCTTGTTGTCGGTAAGCTCCTTAATCCAGACATCGTAAGGCTTCTCATATTGGTCGTTATTAGTAATGTAACTGGCTAGTAGTGAATTCAGCATCTCAATGCGGACTTTTATTTCTCTTTGAACTTCCATGGGGAGTTCTTCTCTGCTGTTAATTAGAGCTTTGAGACTATCACTTTCATTTTCTAGAGCTTCCACTCTATGAGCTAAATTCTCGGCTTCGAGTGCTTTCTTGTCTCGTTCCAATTGAAGATTCCTATTCTCGAGAGCTAAATTATCTTTTTCAGATTTTAGTTTGGCGTTTTCGGCCTCCTTAGTCCTTACTTTTTCAAGAGCAAGTTCTTTCTTTGCCCTATTACTACGAACAAGTAAACACAGTATTAAAATTCCCATAGAAAGGACTGCAATCCCTCCGAAGCACCCCCATATAATTCGAGATTTATGTCTGGCATCTTTTTGTGCTTGAAGCTCTATTCTATGTTTTTCTACTATAGAACGTGAGGCTTGTTCAAATTTAAGGAAATCAATAGAGTCTTGCTTGTGACTGTATTGTTTATACAACGATAAAGCGTCTTTGTAATTTCCTAAACCTTCAAAAATGGGTACTGATATTGATAAATGCCTAAGCGTGTCATATGGAAGACCACTGTTTTTAACAATGTTCAGTAACTGAAAGGCTTTATTGTCGTTGCCAACCTTATTATAAGCTAACGCAAGGTTAAGTGCATCATTCAGTGAACTTAAATTTTCTTCTTGCTCATGTATTAGGCCTTTTATATCATCAGTAGCCCCAAATTTTAAGGCATACGATAATTGAAGTCGTGTTAAGGACTTCTTTGAGATACTATCTAACGACGAAAAATGTTCAATAGAATTTATTATACTGTCGCCAATAGATTGATTTCCCAAGATTATAGCTCCGTCTAATGCTTTGAATAAGCAGTCTAGTTCCTGATTCCTAAAAGCCAAACCATTATAGATATCAGCTGCTTTCAAAGAGTAAGAGACATAGCTATCGATGTCGAATAATTCATTATAGATGTATCCAATAGCAACTAAAGTTCGAGCTATAGTCAGGGAGTCTGTTAAGTGAGGGTTGTCAAGGCCTTTAGAAAATGAATTCAAGGCATTATCATGATCCCCCTGATTTTGAAATATGCGACCACGATAATAGTAAGTCCGGAGCATATCATCTGGTGTGCCTTTCTCTATATAGTAATCACAGGCAGGTTGAAGCACATCAAATGTTGTGGTGTCGATATAGTTCTTATCGAGAGCCATTGACATCAGAAGAGCGTATTTTGCCTTTTGGTTTTTGTCTGATAATTGCCCCTTATCTATGGTAGATAATATTATCAACGCTGAATCTGGATGGGACTCCATCAATGCTTCTGCACGATTAAGCGTTTCTTGTTCCTTTGTACCAGAACAAGAAATAGTACTACAAGCTAATGATAGTAGCATGAGTACAAGGATATTATGGAGGAATTTCATAAAATCTTACAATGTTACTATTTTGCTTATATACCCGGATATCGTATTTCAGCTTATGGCAACAAGTGATACAAACTGAAAGACAGCTTTAATTGGGCGATTGAGACTGCAAAATTACTAAAAATTTTTCACTTCATCAATATTTCTTGACATCTAAAATCATGGTAAGCCTCTGATATTAGGCAAACTCCAGCCGTTTTACGAATGAATGAATCTTTTTTATTTTCATTTTGTAGATTGGAAAATAATCACTAACTTTGCGACAATAAAACAATATAAAAATAAAACATTAAATAAATATAGCAATATAAATGGCCGAAGATAGAGTGGAAGAACTCAAGAGGATATTGCAGCAGAATGAGGTGAGTGTCGCCAATGCTCATGAGGCGTTGGAGCACCATCTCAATCAACTGCACCGTCTTGGGGCAACCCTGGAAGATAACGTGTGTGAAGTCCTCAGGAAAGTAATTGCTCAGGCAGAGGCTATCGAGGAACTTGACCGAATAACAAATTGGACATGGCGAAAATAATAGCGATAGCCAACCACAAGGGTGGTGTGGCTAAAACAACGAGTTGCGTAAATATTGCCGCAGCCTTGGCAAAAATGGGCCGTCGGGTATTGTTGGTGGATGTAGATCCACAAGCGAACCTTACGAGCAGTTTCACTGATGAAAGCAAGATAGAGGCTTCAATCTATGATGCAATGAAAGGTGCTCCGGCACCAATCATGCACATATCGGAGAACCTTGATTTGATACCATCCCACATAGATCTCGCCGGAGCAGATATGGTGTTCAGCAATAAGATTGCCCGGGAACAGATTCTGAAGAATATCCTTGATGAACTGAAGGCTGGGTATGACTATATAATTATAGATACTCCCCCGGCTCTTGGTTTGGTGACAATCAATGCTCTCACTGCCGCTGACAGTGTGATCATATCAATCTGTGCGGAAACTCTCCCTCTCCGAGGATTGGTAATGCTCGATGAAATGATAGGAGACATCGCTCAAAGCATCAACAAGGGACTTCATGTTTCGGGCATCATAATCGCCAAGTACAATCGGCGCAAACTTGATAATGCGGTTATCGAGGCTATTCGTGAAAAGTATGGAGATAAGATCTACAAGACCTATGTAAGAACATGTGTGTCGGCGGCAGAAGCTCCGACCTATCGTCAAAGTGTTTTGGACTATGCTCCGGGATCCACCGTTGCGGAGGATTATAGAGCACTCGCAAAAGAGATAGACAATCAAACAATATAAAAATAAATAAGTATAGCAATATACAAATAAAACAATATAAAAAGTATGGCAAAAAAGACATTGACATCAGGATTGCTTGGTACAGTGACAGGCTTGAGCAAGGAGGCTGAATCAGTATCTACTAATTCGGCTGTTGCCCCTGTCGAAATGCCAAAAGAAGTGGCACCTGAAATACCGGGACAATCCGATAAGCGCAGACCGGGAAGACCGTCTGTCAACTCCGGAGAACCGGAGATATGTGTGACATTCAAACTTCCGGA
This region includes:
- a CDS encoding IS4 family transposase; this encodes MKVTTTLRDNGKVNQIVPIMQEHLGSVMNLARIKLLAFVLQALCVVQTVSLHKIASAMPTCVERDSNLRRLQRFLAGYALNLDLIAKVIFALLPVKTGLVLSLDRTNWKFGEVNINILMLGVTYKGVAFPLLFTMLDKRGNSNWKERTWLIDRFIRLFGAECIDSLVADREFVGKEWVEYLNNRRIRYYLRIKQNFWLRNPKSCQDVRAWHLFHGLKLGQERVYDKLFLLKGEYVYISGALLKNSDGVPELQILICYNRPEEAVATYKQRWQIETCFRAMKSSGFNIEDTHLRDINRIARLTAMVCMALVWAYLVGEHKDINIKPIRILKHGRKAKSLVKYGLEEIATILLRPAYTTKFDVFKFLSCT
- a CDS encoding ParA family protein, which encodes MAKIIAIANHKGGVAKTTSCVNIAAALAKMGRRVLLVDVDPQANLTSSFTDESKIEASIYDAMKGAPAPIMHISENLDLIPSHIDLAGADMVFSNKIAREQILKNILDELKAGYDYIIIDTPPALGLVTINALTAADSVIISICAETLPLRGLVMLDEMIGDIAQSINKGLHVSGIIIAKYNRRKLDNAVIEAIREKYGDKIYKTYVRTCVSAAEAPTYRQSVLDYAPGSTVAEDYRALAKEIDNQTI
- a CDS encoding Txe/YoeB family addiction module toxin, which gives rise to MIYELILSDEAKVHLNEWRKSGQKKTLKKIADLFTELQEHPKTGTGQVEQLKGELSGKWSRRITKGDRLIYTIEDEKVFVTVISLKGHYRDK